A part of Dehalogenimonas sp. W genomic DNA contains:
- a CDS encoding radical SAM protein codes for MSHMKSLSVRQSAGRFVEKCFLLEHQNLHLAYFPKSHQVLSLNQAAIPIITALNGVGFTPRTSADQKFINSLSTAGLLTSEPVPDSPDIQQSTDYRPTRVGLLLTDVCNLYCVYCYSHNNKTPQTMSETVACAAIDLIIKNASEDHSVAHLQFHGGGEPTCAWSMVQTTIEYFESKVKLEGVEKYIGITTNGVFSQQRLAWLAEHVDEFCISWDGTKEIHDRLRPKRNGQGSYDDVLRTFDYIDKIGKKYWISSTVTEDSLQYFPGIIDVLANRPGFEAISLEPIYQHGRGQELDVPDADRFLEAFRAVKKLGRDNDLRIEFSSARGGSIRKSYCYATDPAFNVTPTGMVTACYMRTDPQDPQAGIFFHGNYDNDTGHFIFNAETRALLRSRNIDSLSECRDCFCRYHCAGGCLNQSGAIDQVSPYRCYITKNLTLDHLVESLQ; via the coding sequence ATGTCGCATATGAAAAGCTTGTCTGTTAGACAAAGCGCGGGGCGTTTTGTTGAGAAATGCTTCTTGCTTGAGCATCAGAATCTGCACTTAGCCTATTTTCCTAAAAGTCATCAGGTTTTGAGCCTGAATCAGGCTGCCATACCCATTATTACAGCTCTCAACGGAGTGGGTTTTACTCCCAGGACTTCCGCGGACCAAAAATTCATCAATTCACTATCAACCGCTGGCTTATTAACGTCAGAACCGGTACCGGACAGTCCGGATATTCAGCAATCAACAGATTATCGTCCTACGCGAGTGGGGTTGCTTCTTACTGATGTCTGTAATTTATATTGCGTGTACTGTTATTCCCATAACAACAAAACACCACAAACCATGAGCGAGACCGTTGCCTGCGCTGCAATAGATCTTATTATTAAAAACGCCTCTGAAGACCACTCTGTGGCCCACCTGCAGTTTCATGGCGGCGGCGAACCGACCTGTGCTTGGTCTATGGTACAAACGACGATAGAGTACTTTGAATCCAAAGTTAAACTGGAAGGCGTTGAGAAATACATCGGCATTACCACTAACGGGGTATTCTCCCAACAAAGATTGGCCTGGCTGGCAGAACATGTGGATGAATTCTGCATTTCTTGGGACGGTACAAAAGAAATCCATGACAGACTAAGACCAAAGCGTAACGGGCAGGGTAGTTACGATGATGTCCTGAGAACCTTTGACTATATCGATAAAATCGGTAAAAAGTACTGGATCTCGTCCACGGTTACCGAAGACAGTCTTCAATACTTCCCGGGCATAATAGATGTTCTGGCCAATCGCCCAGGGTTTGAGGCGATTTCTCTCGAGCCAATTTATCAACACGGCCGGGGCCAAGAGCTTGATGTCCCGGATGCCGACCGTTTCTTAGAAGCCTTCAGAGCAGTCAAGAAGTTGGGTCGGGACAACGATCTTAGAATCGAGTTCAGTAGTGCACGGGGAGGGTCCATTCGAAAAAGTTATTGTTACGCCACCGACCCGGCCTTTAACGTGACTCCGACCGGGATGGTTACTGCCTGTTATATGAGAACCGACCCGCAGGATCCTCAGGCCGGAATATTTTTCCACGGCAACTATGATAACGACACGGGGCACTTCATTTTCAACGCTGAAACTCGCGCTCTACTTAGATCGAGGAACATCGATAGCCTCAGTGAATGCCGGGATTGCTTCTGCCGGTACCATTGCGCCGGTGGGTGTCTCAATCAATCCGGGGCAATTGATCAGGTTAGTCCGTATCGCTGTTACATCACCAAAAATTTGACCTTGGACCACCTGGTTGAATCACTTCAATAA
- a CDS encoding cofactor-independent phosphoglycerate mutase, with translation MKYIVIIVDGASGWPVESLGGKTALDAAATPNLDQMARRATVGMTSTVPEGMEPSSACACMSVLGYNPRVFYKGRAAIEAKSLGISVEDDEVVFRANLVTLNDGKMSSYAAGHISSAESAAIIETLNEKLGAADRSFFPGVGYRHILKLKGHADTLNAACTPPHDIADQPVAEYLPQGDSNSLLRSIMADSEPILKDHPVNAARIARGEKPATGIWLFWGCGPLPDMPSFKDRYGINSALTSGVDLLRGLAQMQGMDILDIPGVTDNIDNNYRGQMAGALKALDDYDLVVVHVEAPDEAAHSGDTAGKVKALEDIDREMISQIRDYKKDKLRVLVMPDHPTPLAIRTHAAEPVPFMIWGSGVRITGARRFTEAEAQKTEMTVTEGHYLMSMVVRG, from the coding sequence ATGAAATACATCGTAATCATCGTTGACGGCGCCTCCGGATGGCCGGTGGAATCACTCGGCGGCAAGACGGCTCTGGACGCGGCCGCCACCCCTAACCTTGACCAGATGGCCCGCCGCGCTACGGTGGGTATGACCAGCACCGTCCCGGAAGGCATGGAGCCTTCCAGCGCCTGCGCCTGTATGTCCGTATTGGGCTATAATCCCCGGGTTTTCTATAAAGGCCGCGCCGCCATTGAAGCCAAAAGCCTGGGGATCAGTGTTGAAGATGATGAAGTGGTCTTCCGCGCTAACCTAGTAACCCTCAACGACGGCAAGATGAGCAGTTACGCGGCCGGACACATCAGCTCAGCCGAGTCCGCCGCCATCATTGAAACTTTGAACGAAAAACTGGGCGCAGCTGACCGTTCTTTCTTCCCCGGTGTCGGCTACCGGCATATTTTAAAACTCAAAGGCCACGCTGACACCCTTAACGCGGCCTGTACCCCGCCCCACGACATTGCCGACCAGCCGGTGGCAGAATACCTGCCGCAGGGTGACAGCAACAGTCTGCTGCGATCCATCATGGCGGACTCGGAACCGATACTCAAAGACCATCCGGTCAACGCCGCCCGGATCGCCCGCGGCGAAAAACCAGCTACCGGTATCTGGCTCTTCTGGGGCTGTGGCCCGCTGCCCGATATGCCTTCCTTTAAGGATCGCTACGGTATCAATTCCGCCTTAACCTCGGGAGTTGACCTGCTCCGCGGCCTCGCCCAGATGCAGGGCATGGATATTCTGGACATTCCGGGGGTGACCGACAATATTGATAATAATTACCGGGGCCAGATGGCCGGGGCCCTCAAAGCTCTGGATGATTATGACCTGGTGGTCGTGCATGTGGAAGCCCCGGATGAAGCCGCTCACTCCGGCGACACCGCCGGCAAGGTCAAAGCCCTGGAGGATATTGACCGGGAAATGATCAGTCAGATTCGGGATTACAAAAAAGATAAACTGCGGGTGCTGGTCATGCCGGATCACCCGACGCCGCTGGCAATCCGCACCCACGCCGCCGAACCGGTGCCGTTCATGATCTGGGGCTCCGGCGTCCGCATCACCGGCGCTCGGCGCTTTACCGAGGCGGAAGCCCAGAAAACCGAGATGACGGTCACCGAAGGCCACTACCTGATGAGCATGGTGGTCAGAGGCTAA
- the mazG gene encoding nucleoside triphosphate pyrophosphohydrolase has protein sequence MNQAGDFQTLVDIIDRLRSPEGCPWDREQTHLSIRDSLLEECYEVLEALDAGDTTELKTELGDLLMQVVFHARIAAEAGTFTINDVIAGITAKLIRRHPHIFGDRNATDSSEVLRHWEDIKKAERPQGASMLDGAPKAMPALAYSQEIQGRVARVGFDWATDDGVLDKLNEEVAELKQAATAAEKEEEFGDILFTMVNYARRQGIDAESALRGASRKFYQRFRAMENYCCEQGLAFKELTFEQQNELWERIKTENSL, from the coding sequence TTGAACCAGGCCGGAGATTTCCAGACGCTCGTTGACATCATTGACCGGCTGCGGTCGCCCGAAGGTTGTCCCTGGGACCGGGAACAGACGCACTTATCCATCCGCGACTCGTTGTTGGAAGAATGTTATGAGGTTCTGGAAGCCCTGGACGCCGGCGACACCACCGAACTGAAAACCGAACTGGGCGACCTCTTGATGCAGGTGGTCTTTCATGCCCGTATCGCTGCCGAAGCCGGCACCTTCACCATCAATGACGTTATTGCCGGCATCACCGCCAAGCTAATCCGCCGCCACCCTCATATCTTCGGCGACCGGAATGCCACCGATTCTTCAGAAGTCTTGCGCCACTGGGAAGACATCAAAAAAGCGGAGCGCCCGCAAGGCGCTTCCATGCTGGACGGTGCTCCGAAAGCCATGCCCGCCCTGGCCTACTCTCAGGAAATCCAGGGCAGGGTGGCCAGAGTCGGCTTTGACTGGGCAACTGACGACGGAGTGCTGGATAAGCTGAACGAAGAAGTCGCCGAACTGAAACAGGCGGCTACGGCGGCCGAAAAGGAAGAGGAATTCGGAGACATTCTTTTCACCATGGTCAATTACGCCCGCCGCCAGGGCATTGACGCCGAAAGCGCTCTGCGGGGTGCCTCACGGAAGTTTTACCAGCGCTTTCGCGCCATGGAGAATTACTGCTGTGAGCAGGGTCTGGCTTTCAAAGAACTGACTTTTGAGCAGCAGAACGAGCTGTGGGAGCGGATCAAAACGGAAAATTCCCTCTGA